The genomic window CCGACCCGACGTTCGCCCATGAGAACGATGACCACCTTTTCGCGGAGGGGCGCTTCCCCGGGGATGGAAAAGAGTTCCCGAAGCTGAAGATAAGGCACCAATTCGTCGCGGATGTAGAGGAAGCGGTTGCCTTCGGAGGTTTCGGGTTCGCTCTCGTCGCGTTCGACGATGGCGTCCACGGCGGAGAGGGGGATGATGAAACGACCCGCATCGACCTGGACCAGGAGTCCGTCGATGATGGCGAGGGTCAGCGGCAGGCGCAGCACGATGTCGCTGCCCTCGCCGGGGGCGCTCCAGAGGTCGATGACGCCGCGCAGGGCGTCGATGTTTTTTTTGACCACATCCATGCCGACGCCGCGTCCGGAGAGGCTGGTCACCTGAGGGGCGGTGGAGAAGCCGGGTTGGAAGATCATGGCCAGGAGTTCGGCATCGGGGATATCGCTGCCCGGGGCGAGTAGACCGCGCTCTTCGGCCTTGGTGCGGATGTAGCTGCGGTTCATGCCCCGGCCGTCGTCCGAGACGGTGATGTGGACCTGTCCGCCGAAGTGGTCGGCGGCGAGGATCAGGGTTCCCTGTTCGGGTTTCCCGGCGGCGCGGCGCTCCTCGGGGGATTCGAGACCGTGGTCGATGGCGTTGCGGATCAGGTGGATCAACGGATCGTTGAGGTTTTCGACCATGGTTTTATCGAGTTCGGTCTCCTCGCCGTGGGTGACGAGTTCGACCTGTTTGCCCATTTCCCGGGAGAGATCGCGCACCAGGCGGCGGAAACGGCCGAAGAGGGAGCCGATGGGCACCATGCGGATGCTCATGGTAGTGTCGCGCAGTTCGGAGACCAGGCGTCCCATCTCCTCGGTGATGGCGTGCAGCGTGGCGCGGGAAAGCTCTTCCTCGGAGTGGGCGAACTGCTTGAGGCGCGATTGGGTGATGACGAGTTCGCCTACCTGATTCATCAGGTTGTCGATGCGATCGGCGCTGACCTTGATGGCGCTGTCGGCGGTGGGGCGCAACGAGGCGGCGGGGGCTTCCCGGTCGGATGACGGAGTTGTGCGGTTTTCTTCACGAACCGCGGGAGGCGGCGCGGTGGCGGGCTCGGGCGCGGGTGTGGGGATGGCCTCCGCATGGCGCGGC from Magnetococcales bacterium includes these protein-coding regions:
- a CDS encoding chemotaxis protein CheA encodes the protein RRLLVLPPLRRPPKEGPPTRLIRFSLAPNALLHGTNPLILLRELLELGTGSVRADASAVPPLDEIDAERSLLTWEVTLTSDASNDEIEGIFLFVRQGMELSITPVEAATPPAALAPPEPRHAEAIPTPAPEPATAPPPAVREENRTTPSSDREAPAASLRPTADSAIKVSADRIDNLMNQVGELVITQSRLKQFAHSEEELSRATLHAITEEMGRLVSELRDTTMSIRMVPIGSLFGRFRRLVRDLSREMGKQVELVTHGEETELDKTMVENLNDPLIHLIRNAIDHGLESPEERRAAGKPEQGTLILAADHFGGQVHITVSDDGRGMNRSYIRTKAEERGLLAPGSDIPDAELLAMIFQPGFSTAPQVTSLSGRGVGMDVVKKNIDALRGVIDLWSAPGEGSDIVLRLPLTLAIIDGLLVQVDAGRFIIPLSAVDAIVERDESEPETSEGNRFLYIRDELVPYLQLRELFSIPGEAPLREKVVIVLMGERRVGLVVDRILGDHQTVIKSLSRLHADIHCFSGATILGDGSVALILDIGHLVDLGQHYEEGLRLSRGYAA